Below is a window of Lagenorhynchus albirostris chromosome 11, mLagAlb1.1, whole genome shotgun sequence DNA.
TGGAGAGGGGGAAAGGGCAGGGTAGGGGGTTGGATGGGAGTCCAGAGATGGGCGCTTCCTCTCCCGCAACCTCACCTTTCCGCAGTTTGCTACGTCTCGCTTGGTCAGACAGAAGGAATTCCTGATGCTCCCAAAGTCCTTCACCCTATAAATGCTTCCTCCAGGGAGTCTCTTCCGCCTGACCCGCAAGAGTAGCGGTCGGAGTGAAGCATGCTGCACCGCGCGGTTCAGTCCTCTCGCGTCATGCTCTCGGAAACCCAAAGCCAGCCCGGGAAAGTAGTGCCCCCTCGGAGTCCCCTCACAGAGAGGCCTCTCCCTCCAGCTGCAGCAGGGTAATGTCGGGCAGGTCGAGGGGCTCCACAAGTGGCCCGTCCCCCCCAAGGAGGCCAGCACAGGGGCTCTCAGGGCGCTCACAGTGACTAGTGGGTGTGGCGGAGCTGGGCATCTCCTTCTCTTCTGAATCGTCGTCCTCCTCGTCCTCAGGATCGCGACCCAGCAAACCGCTGTCCTCGATCCCAAGCGAAGGGGTCTCCGGCTCTTGAGGGGCGCCCGGGAAGCTCCCCTTGCCGCCGACCACGCCCAGGCCACCCTGGCGGGGCGCGGTGGTCATAATCCGGCACATGGAGACGATGGCTCGCTGGTTGGCGCACACGTCGTCCGAGAGCACCTGGATGTGCGAGGCCTGCTCATCCAGGGCCCCCCGCATGGCCCTCACGTCCTCAAACAGGGCCTGCAGCTGGGCCTTCAGGTGCTCCATCAGCTCCTTCATGCCGCCGTTGTACTCCCCGGAGATCACGTCCCCCACGGCCGGCACTGTGGACACCTCCAGAGGTGCCGGCATGTCGCCGCCGTCCTTGGTCATGATCTCCAGCAGACCGTCCTCCATTGAATGGCAGAAGCGGGCGGTGGCGGCTCCGGGTCCGGTCCAGCCCGGCCTCGAGGTGGAGGGAAGGTacggggagggggagaggtgcctggaggggctgggaagaggaggCTCCCGAGAGGGGCAGGGAGCCGACGTGAGGAGGTGAGTCTCGGGCGGAGGGTGCGGGCGGGATCGGGGAGGCCGGGAAGAGCCTGCGGGACGAGGATCGCGCTACAGTCCCAGGGCCGGCGTCTCTCAGGCTCGCCACGGGGCGAAAGCGCCCTGCCCTACCTAGCCTCCTGAATTGCACCCGTGTCAGCTCCGCCCTCTGGGCGCCAAGAGCGGCAAGTGCCTGCGGGTTGCCTGGGTCACGGAAGCGCTCGCACAGGGGCTCAGGTCGAGGCAGAGGCCAGCAGCGGGTCGAGCTCGGGACTCCCCTCGGCCATTAACGGGCAGCGTCCGCGAGTGTGGTTGGAAGTGACACGGGCGGGTCTCCCAGCCGAGTCTCCCAGCCGAGCCGCGGATGCTCCTCTGTTTCCAAGGCGACGCACGGCACTTAAATGACGTGTGTCTCCATGGCAACCAGGAagtggagaagaaaagggaggatggTTGGGAAGCTGCAGTGGGGCTCCGGAGTCTGAGCtagcgggcggagcgggaggggaggggacgctGCAGTGGCCTCAGCTGAGGCTGAAAGAGCGTGTGGCTGCAATGTTTAATAGGGAAGCATGAGAGAGCAGTTTGCTGCAGAAATCCCCAGGTCGGGGAGACATCGTCCCTCCCCTAGCCTGGGTGGTAGACAGTGAGCGCGACTGCCTTGGAAGGATTTTCACCCGCCCGAAATCCTTTCCCTGAGGATGACGTTAGAGCCGCGTCCTACTTCTCTGTCCTCCAGCAGGGAAGCAGAGCGGGTAGCGAGGCCGACCCTATTACCCAGACTAGAGCTGGTGCGCGACGGCGACCTGGAGCCGGCCCCGCCCGGCCTTAGAGGTGCAGAGGCGCGGGAGGGCACTACGGAGGTTtccgccactcccttctgcttCTGCAGTAAATCAGCCCTCGCTGTAGATAAGATAGTACAGGAGCCGAGAAAAGATGGGATTCCCTCCCATATGAGACCCAACCGCTTCTATTCAGGGCACTGGGGGTTCTTCCAGCACGGTGAGGCAAAGCGCTTCAGTTTTGAGAAAGAAAGCTCCGTAAGAACAGAGATTTTTGTCTCCTCCGTGTCCTCCAGCACGGAATCCCCAGCACCCAAAATAGAACCTGGCGCGTAGTAAGTAAATGCTCAGtacgtttgttgaatgaataatttaaCAAGAACCACTGCGTCCCATTCCCTCATCCATTACTCTCCAGCTCACAGGTAGTGGATTTTAGGAGACCTgaattcagttttgtttcttccatttATTAGTTCAGAGACCCTGAATAAATCATTTTCCTGATCTGTTAGGGGATTGGACTGGGCAATATTGGGTAATATTATTTCTAACTCTGAATAACACTGCATCAGCTCACAGTTGAAAGGGCGAACTGTCGAAAATGTGCGGAAGGGATGGGGAGGAAGGATTATGTAAGGGTAGGTAATTCCCCCTCAGCAGGCCCATCACCCATGTACAGACATACATGGGGTGTCTCAACCTTTGTGACGATGCCTTTCCCTTTTTGAGGAGCGGagtgggaaaggaggaggaggaagaaaagttgaatttaatacatttacagatGACTTCAGATTGCAAAGCAAGCAATACCTAGGCAGCAGCATATTAACTAATAATGACCTTAGTAAATTGGAGAAGCCAAGTGTTCAGAAACGAAAAATGAAGTTCacaagaagaagtaaatctgggGAAGAGAAAAGCTGTATCATTTCAAGATGGGGAAGAGCTAGGTATGGGTGAGTGTTTCGTATACTAGTGGTTCAGGGATAGCAAATGTGTTACCTTGAGGTTTCCCTGCTTGCATACTCTAGTGGTGAGGAGTGGGGCTGGCCCAGAGAAACTTTTCTGGCACTAAAAAACTCTTTGGCTTATTCCTTGTCTTACTGCTATTAAAATAGAAACAAGTGGGGAAATATCCTAAACAGCAAAATGTTTAATCAAAGGCAGTGTTGATATAATAAAGTATTATGCAGCCATTAGAAATTTGATTTCCCAAAACAAatatatggagaaagttttaaaacCTATTGTATTTTCTATGATTCAATCCTATTTGCTTGCTCATTCCATCCTTCCTCCGTTCCACAGACTTGTGACTCTCACCTCAGTTATCACTCCCACCTTCACCATGTGTCCCACAGGTTATTCCTAAAGCTCAGGAGAAGACAGAAATGCTTTTCCTTGGTTTCCCTAAGCACAGCCAAAGTGCGTGGATATTCACGAAAAGACTTTACCAAAAAGGAGCTGTAGGAAAACTAGAAACAGAGAAGACACACCAAAAACAGCTGAGCTTACACAGTATAAGTTTATAGCAAGCATAGTCTCAGGGCTTATGGATTCAACCCTGCTGTTCGTCTTTCCCTGGAGACTTTTGCTTTAGTCAGAAAAGACTGACatgattttcagattttttgccTGGGTCTGTTACTGCACATCTCTTGACCAGCACTTCACAAGGATGATTTCACCTTGCCAGCTCCCTCACTCTTCAGATAGGCCCCTGCCTTCTACCTACAAGAACTGACCCTGTCCCCAGCACAGGGCCTCCCATCTTAGCCTTAACCTTACATTAAACATAGCCCCTATACAGTAGGAGCTGGTTTATGCCGTCATACAAGGCCCTTTGCCACTGTTGTTGCGGATACCATTATGTCAAGGCTTTCAGCATAGATTACATTATGCTCCCCAGAGATGCTGGCATGAGGTCTGCTGAGAGTACAGGGGGTCTGAGCCTAGAGGGAGGGGAAATTATTGGAGAAGTACGAAAGAACATGGGAAACAGTGCAGAGATCAAGGGGTGTGGCTGATCCAGTCAAGTTCCAAGTCAGGCATTGGAGAGCCAAGGGTAGGTGGGATCTGGGGGTGTGGACTAGTAGCAAGACTTGAAAATACAAGGAGACAATTGGCGCCTCAGATTCAGAACCAGATAATTTTAGGAATTCTGTGTGAAATTGAGACAAGGGGAAATAGGAGAGGTCTAGTCTCAGACAAGTAAGGGGGACAGATACAGAGAGTGGAGCAGAGCCTCAGTCAGCTGTTTGGGTTACAATGCTGGGCCCTCTGGAAGCCAGGGCCCTGGAGTTTGTTAATTGGGTCCATCCCCAAACTGAATGGATAGGTACTCTGGCCATATCACTAGAGTATTCGGACACAGCAAGAAAAAATAAGCCCTATGCACTCCTCTTCTGCTTTCTGCCTTTATCTTTTCCTCTGGGAATCACCTTAGCTGTTCTATTCCTGCATCCCAATCTCATCAGCTCATGGGGGGAAGAGACTCATGCTGCATAGATAAAGGTCTCCATCAGGTACACCTAGTTCCAAACTTCAAATTGTCACTAAAATTGTGATTCTTAATAGTCTCTGCCGTTTTCCTCTGTCTCGTGTCTAGTTTATCTCCAGTGTCTATTTTATATAGCTGGTGTACTTTTTGCACTATAAATCCAGCAATTGTAATTAAGATGCTCGCTTGACTCAGATCTAGAATGATGGTCAAAATCAAGGAACAGCTGACTGCTGCGCCACAGGTCTGCAATCCCAGACAGTACTCCCCAAATGTAAATGTTATGAAGCTGAGCTGCCTTGTGGCCCATCTCAGCATGATATCACATTCAAAGGAAACACATCTAATaacaaaaaagaactgaaaagcaaTTGAGATTTTTATTATGTCTCTGGAAAAACTCTAAAGGGGTTTACATTCTTGGCACAGAGCAAAACATCTTAaacttctcttccctccttctctattCATCTCGCTCATGTGAGCATAGCTGTTgctgcccttctctctcccctctcccccaacacCCCCAAACTTTCTCTCAAGGCTGGCCCTTGCTtcttcactcccccaccccctttacttcttttttttttttttgcggtacgcgggcctctcactgttgtggcctgtcccgttgcggagcacaggctccggacgcgcaggctcagcggccatggctcacgggcctagccgctccacggcatgtgggatcttcccagaccggggcacgaacccgtgtcccctgcatcggcaggcggactctcaaccactgcgccaccaaggaagccccctctTTACTTCTTGAGTgtattccttttctcttctgcaaGAAGAAACTCCTTGTCCTTGTTTCAGCTCCTTTGATTCTGTCCCTCAGTTCCCTGATCTGCACAGGTACCAGGAGCCCCAGCTGTCAGTGACAGGGGTCTCCTTCCAAGAGGGTGAGAAAGGCTGAGAGGCTGAGAATAATCACATTATTGTGGATTTTGTCTGTCACATAGACTAAATTTTCTCATCATGAGTGGGTGGGTGGCCTGGTGTTACAGCCAACCTGCTTTGTTCATCTCCACACTTGTACAGAGAAATGAACATGGTCATTTGCAAAGATCCGAAATCCATATGAGTCTCTGACTGGAGAGGGGGTCCAACTGTTCACACACTCAGGAGTCTCTACTGTCACAGATATGGTCAtgaggtcacacacacacacacacacacacacacacacccctcacttAAGCCCAGAGCTGGGCTTTCAGTTGCTTGCTTTGTGCCTTCAACCTAATTTTAGGAATCCTAAAGGCCACCCCTCCCCATTTCTTTTTCACTCATATTAACTTTACTCAGAGCAAGAATACCAGGGGAACTTCCGAGTTCTCATGCAGTCTGTACTTCCACTGAAAATAACCTGTCATTTCAATTAAACCTGCTTTACTTGTTTTTACACTACTTCCGCTTTCTTCATTGCCCACTGCAACAGCTTTTCTTGTATCAACACTTGCAAAGGTTTTTCCCCTTTCAGTGCATGTGTAGTCATTTATCCTGTACCACTCTGGACTAGTTCCAGTCCAAGTGTCGCTGGGCAGTTGGCCATAGACACAGACATTCCAAGCTCTGGAGCCACCCATGACCTCTGGTGCAGGGCCTGGGGCACCCTCCCCATGCATCTTCTCCATCTATTTTTCTGCCGCCAGAAAGTTGCCAATAGCTCAGGGCCTGGTTTGTCCGCAAGTGAGGATCCTCATCAGGCATGGATAATGCTGCACCACCTGAGAACACCCACAATTTCTGGTGCCATGGGGCAATTTTGCTTGGCAAATTGCCTCTCCCAGAGTATCAGTCAAATTTGGAGGAAATTATGTCCAAGTATCTGGGCAGGGTATGGACTGTGGTATGTCTGCCTCAGACTTCTCttccatttaaaagaatttttagaaatttagttCCTTAATACTGACTTATGCAAATTTCTAGGCCCCTTCTCACCTGTCATATCTTAAGGAAGTCTGTggacaatatataaaaaatttttcagGTCTCACTCTTACTAATGCCTCTACTTATGCTCTCTCCACACTTCTCAAAGGCCCTAAAAATACTATCAAATGTGGTTCCTACCACTTCCCTTTTGCTATGAGGTGGTATTCCAAGGGCCAACAAGGCACTGTCAGCTGCACTAGTAGAGCAACCACTGTGAGGGTGCACTATGGTTCTACTCAACACAACTACACTAGTATTCATGATTATGTCATGAACAGGGTCCCCCAAAAGTAATCCACATCTTCAAAGGACTGCAAAGGTGCTGCATCTTAGGCAGAAGTGAGGAGGAGGGCCCTTTCTCCAACTTTTTCACCAAGACCCTGAAGCCCCTGTTTTAAGAAGTCTTACATGAAAGTAGCTCCATCTTCTGTGGTCAACTACACGTTCACAGTTTATAGACACAATGcctgctttctttgttttaaggCACTAGGATCCCCTTTGCTCTAGAATGCTCTAGTCCCTCTACTTTGCTTTATACATCTCCACAGCCATTAACATCTGTGATACTgtatttttacttgtttgtttattcagttatgtatttatttattgtctttcacCTCCAACTAGGGGTAAGATCCATTAGGACAGAGGTTTGGTTTTATTCACTGCAATATCTCCAGCactagaataatgcctggcacctgggagatgctcaataaatacatgttgaatagatgaatgaatgaagcctgAATCCATacctagaaaaagaaacatctcccTTAAGGACACATAGCCTGCAGAGCTCCAAGTCTGCCTTATCTTAGACAGCAGGTTATCTTTGGTTTTAGCCATCTACTTAGATGATCTGTGGCTTATGTTCACACAGTTAAATGGCCCTTTTACTGGCTTTCCTTGTACAAAGGAATACTTACTGTAAGACACATGGAAGTTCCCACCTCCTGCAAGATAACAAAGTGCTTGTAGCTTTGAAATAAGAGTTATCACCTAGCCACCCACTGGAACCCCCAGCAGCATATTCCACCACTATCCCCATCAAAGTGTCAAAGAATGGGGCCAAGTTTTAGTCCATCTTCAAGGTCAGAGGACTGCAtgctctcctctcccctcaaATGTTTAAGAATGGGATGATGCCAAGCCTGTATCCCCATCCTGTATGTCACAGAGAAGAACTCCTGATTTATACTCTTCTTCTACTGGAGACAGGCTCAGAAAAAGTACCCTGCTACTGGTTATAAGATTggtagctgggcttccctggtggcgcagtggttgagagtccacctgccgatgcaggggacacgggttcgtgccccagtctgggaggatcccacatgctgcggagcggctgggcccgtgagccatggccgctgagcctgcgcgtctggagcctgtgctctgcaatgggagaggctacaacagtgagaggcccgcttaccgccaaaaaaaaaaaattggtagcTAACTGAGAAGGGATATTATGAAGAGAAAGGTTACTGTGCTGTAAAGCTAGGGTTTCTCTTCCCTTTGAGTTCTTGAGCTGATAGGCTAGTAATTTAGTGTAATGTTAGCCCAGGGTACTTTATACTATAATAAAATTGAGGCCTTTTTGTCCTCTGCTTATGCCTTCCCTACTTCTGTTCTATgagcaaaccaaaacaaacaaacaaaaactctccaCATTGATCAAATGTATAACAAAGGAGATATAAAGATCAGTTTTTCCAGGATagcaaaatcaaattaaaaactaaacatcAAACCTGGATCAGAAAAACAGTATTCCAGGAATTGAGGTTAGTTTTAAACAACCTTTGTAGGACAATTTCAATAAGAACTTGCTATTCTCAGCAGTGTTATCTGGTTCTCCAAGAAGCAGAGGGCAATTTCACTGGTAATTGCCTAGATAAAATGCATTAAACTGGGACTCAGTTCCCCTCAGAGGGTGATCCTGAGTCACATACCCAATCTCCTATTCATCCTAGCTCATCCGTCACCATATCACACACCCTTCCAGTTACTTCATGTATTATTAAAAATCAGTTCCCTCTTACCAAGGACATTAGTGGCTTTTGCTGCTCAGCAGAACAATGAGTGCCATCCAAGACACTTGCAGGTGTGAAAGACAATAAACTGCTCACAATTTTACATTACTAGAACATTGAAATCACTGGTGTTTCAATTGTAATGAGATCTCTGGGACATAAGGCCTCTCTGCTTCATACTTGTGAATTTTTATTAGTGTTTCGGGGATATTCTTTTCGTAATAAAGAATGATTAAGGAGACAGGTTCAATGCTGATGGAGATGGAGCATGGAGATGATACCAGGGCTATAATTTGAGTCTACAGTctaagggaagaaaggaaataatcagcagaggtgagagagaaggaaaagctaGAAGGAGATTCTCCATAGATTTTAAACTCTGAAACAAACCAGCACAGAGGATAGAGGGCAGCATCATACCCTGATTCCACTATGAGGACAAGAGGCAGTATGAAGCATTTAAGTAAGATTTCTTAAAGGACTTCTTGAGAGTGCTGGATCCCTGAGAGGAAGGAGCTTGCCTTTCCTTTCCAGGAGGACTTGAAAACTGCGAGAGTCTTACTTGTCTGAGTTTAACTCGGAAGGAAATAGATTTATTTACCCTTGAGACCAGCTCTGTGATATTTTGGCACCCCACTGCCCGCATTTGAAGCACAGACCTAAAGCTGAAAGAGTCCTGAAGCAAttgtgtatttttcaaaataggAAGATTTACAGTAATCTCTGGTCCCATAGACCCTTCTCTAAtccattccctcctcccttttctaTAGGCAATGCCATCTATCAGGCCCTGGTTACCTCATGCCTGGAGGATTGGGACATTTCCACTTTCAGCctttcctctgcccctcccctctctcctccctgtaAATCCCTCTCCTCACAGCATTTAGAAGAATctatttaaaattcacatttgaGCCTTCTCACAACCCAGCTTACAATATTCCAAAGGTTTCCCATAGcttccagcttcattttttccCACCGCTTTCTGCCTCACTGTTTGCCTTCTAGATGCACATACACCCAGCCTCCTCACCTTTATTCATGCTGTTCTCTAAGTTTTCTcacctttttctccctttccttttcttttttaaaaatatatttatttataaaagtttcAATAAgtacataacaaaataaatatgaataatgcttcttttcttttttaaatttttaaattttattttatttttttttatacagcaggtgcttATTAGTcaccaattttatacacatcagtgtatacatgtcaatcccaattgcccagttcaccacaccaccaccaccaccaccaccccgcagctttccccccttggtgtccatatgtttgttctctacatatgtgtctcaatttctgccctgcaaaccggttcatctgtaccatttttctcggttccacatatatgcattaatatacgatatttgtttttctctttctgacttacttcactctgtatgacagtctctagatccatccacgtctcaacaaatgacccaatttcgttcctttttatggctgagtaatattccattgtatatatgtaccacatcttctttatccattcctctgtcaatgggcatttaggttgcttccatgacctggctattgtaaacagtgctgcaatgaacattggggtgcatgtgtctttttgaatcatggttttctctgggtatatgcccagtagtgggattgctgggtcatatggtaattcaatttttagttttttaaggaacctccatactgttctccatagtggctgtatcaatttacatgcccaccaactatgcaagagggttcccttttctccacaccctctccagcatttgttgtttgtagattttctgatgatgcccattctaactggtgtgaggtgatacctcattgcagttttgatttgcattcctctaataattagtgatgttgagcagcgtttcatgtgcttcttggccatctatatatcttctttggagaaatgtctatttaggccttctgcccattttttgattgggttgtttgttttttttaatactgagctgcatgagctgtttatatattttggggattaatcctttgtctgttgattcgtttgcagatattttctcccatctgagggttgtcttttcatcttgtttatggtttcctttgctgtgcaaaagcttttaagtttcattaggtcccatttggttttttttgtttttatttccattactctaggaggtggatcaaaaaagatcttgctgtgatttatgtcaaagagtgttcttcctatgttttcctctaagagttttatagtgtctggtcttacatttaggtctcaaatccattttgagtttatttttgtgtatggtgttagggagtgttctaatttcattcttttacatgtagctgtccagttttcccagcatcacttattgaagagactgtcttttctccattgtatatacttgcctcctttctcatagattagttgaccataggtgtgtgggtttatctctgggctttctatcttgttccattgatctatgtttctgtttttttgtgccagtaccatattgtctccgttactgtagctttgtagtataatctgaagtcagggagtctgattcctccagctccgtttttttccctcaagactgctttgactattcagggtcttttgtgtctccatacaaattttaggattttttttgttctagttgtctaaaaaatgccattggtaatttgatagggattgcattgaatctgtagattgctttgcgtagtatagtcattttcacaatattgattcttccaatccaagaacatggtatatctctccatctgttggtatcatctttaatttcttgcatcagtgtcttatagttttctgcatacaggtcttttgtcgccctaggtaggtttattcctaggtattttattctttttgttgcactggtaaatgggagtgtttccataatttctctttaacatttttcatcattagtgtataggaatgcaagagatttctgtgcattaattctgtatcctgcaactttaccaaattcattgattagctctagaagttttctggtggcatctttaggattctctatgtatagtatcatgtcatctgcaaacagtgacagttttactacttcttttccaatttgtattccttttatttctttttcttctctgattgccgtggctaggacttccaaaactatattgaataatagtggtgagtgtggacttccttgtcttgttcctgatcttagaggaaattctttcagtttttcaccattgagaatgatgttttctgtgggtttgtcatatatggcctttattatgttgaggtaagttccctctgtgcccactttctggagagtttttatcataaatgggtattgaattttgtcaaaagctttttctgcatctattgagatgatcatatggtttttattcttcaatttcttaatatggtatatcacattcattgatttgcatatattgaagaatccttgcatcgctgggataaatcccacttgattatggtgtgtaatcctttcaatgtgttgctggattctgtttgctagtattttgttgaggatttttgtgtctatattcgtcagtgatattggtctgtaattttctttttttgtagtatctttgtctggttttggtatcagggtgatggtgcccttatagaatgagtttgggagtgttccttcctccgcaacattttggaagagtttgagaagaatgggtgttagctcttctctaaatgtttgatagaattcacctgtgaagccatctggtcctggactttttttttttttttttgatgttgggggtaggagtttattaattaattaattaatttttgctgtgctgcatcttcatttctgtgcgagggctttctctagttgtgtcaa
It encodes the following:
- the CCDC184 gene encoding coiled-coil domain-containing protein 184; translated protein: MEDGLLEIMTKDGGDMPAPLEVSTVPAVGDVISGEYNGGMKELMEHLKAQLQALFEDVRAMRGALDEQASHIQVLSDDVCANQRAIVSMCRIMTTAPRQGGLGVVGGKGSFPGAPQEPETPSLGIEDSGLLGRDPEDEEDDDSEEKEMPSSATPTSHCERPESPCAGLLGGDGPLVEPLDLPDITLLQLEGEASL